gaagttttaattaggaacacaaaaaaaattaaaaaactcaatcttatgaaattatgaattgtacaaataattttattttttagaacttacttgcatgcgttcaaccgccactcgggaaacctcttctataacttctcgacgactaggtcgccttgattATTAGGGActactactttgatcttgggcaattcctttaccccgatcaccacgtcccggtccaccacgagaagaagacatagtgcaaaatgaaagtagtatggaatatggagtattgaataaatggtaaattacgaacacaacaacaaatatagtagtaagtagtaactagtaaacaacttgagcaattagagagaatgaggagagaatagagaaattaagattgagagaaggaaatccttgttaacacaagaatgtggtgagtaaaaatgatgggggaagtagggtatttataggagtaaaattggaagaaatccttgttaacacaagaatcgatcggtttaccgcctgaaccggcggttcagtccacgatttctgaccggttttcaggcctatacactgccacctacactctgccacctgaaaaagcaccggaaccgtcggaaaccggcggttttcatcagaaaccgccggtttttctgcacacctCGCCTGCAACCCTACGCCCTAGGCGGAATCTGTCCGTTGGGACCGTTGAATCGCCAGTTACGGTTCGTCATAttcccgaacctgaaccggcccgcttgaaccgccgaaccgctagccggttcgaaccgccggtgccggttccagttccggttcatgaacagGCGGTTCCGAATCGCCGGACCGGTttggtttgtgcatgcctattagtacatataataattaattagccCATCTCCTATATGTAATTAATTAGCCCATGTCATTAACTATATTCTACTTCTAAACCCAATTTTCTCTCTCCCACGCCgatatcttcttcttccccttctctGAGGCTGCATCTCCAAATTTTATTCACAAGTTCTTCAACCATCTACAGCTCTCCATAATCAGGTAAGTTGTTTCTTCGTCTaattcttcttctccatttttCCGTTTCTATgcatctctcatctctctcttcttagaatatcatcaaaaagGAATGGCTCAATTGCAATTTCGGATGAGTTTTGCGTCGTGCTATAGTGCTACTGCAAAGATGGAGTAATACTGTTCAAGAACTCAAAAAGGACGATTTTGGGATGGGTTTTCCAGTATGGTTGGAGCTCAATTCCACCCCAAAAATAGGTTTTCAGTCTGGTTGGGGATGCCGCCTTGTGtgattcttatttattttgaaatttgcaCAATGCATTTGCAGCTTGCAAAAAATCTTTACTTGTCACATAAAACTCTGATTTTCCGTACTAGAAATATTTTGTCCGACTGCTTTCAAGTTTGAATTTGTTGTTGATATGCATTTGTAATGGTTTTTTGTGGTTATCATTTACTACTATATGACTATGGTATAAGAGAAATAGATATGTTTAGTAATGCTCATCATTTTCCAGGTGTTGGACGTAGCCATTAGTTTTCGTGACAATGAGCTCTGAAAATGAAGGCGCTGCTCCGAAGAGGCGACTATCGTGCACCAAGTATTTTGATGCGCTCTACTTTTGTTATTGTATGATGGAATCTTCCATTCATTACCCTCCTAAGTACTTATTTTTGTAATAAGGCCTCAGTTATAGAATTTAGGTTTGTTTCGTTTCTATTGGATTTTTTTATGAGTTGCAGTTTTGTCTGTGGAATATGATTGAAAATGTAGTGAGATTGTTGTATCTTGGGGTCTAGGATTTATCTCGATTCTGGCTAGTTTTAGGTTATATGAGAGTGAGCACACCACATGTTTGATATTAACTTGCTTTTTTGAATAATGAATACATTCATGGATTCCAATTGATCAATTTCAGTTTTATGGCAGCCCCTTTTCATCAGATGCAACAATACTACCGCATTGGTGAACTTGACAATTGTTTCGGAAAATGGAGTGCTCTCTATAATTGCTTGTGTCTCGACCAAAAAAGCTTCTGAAGTTGAGGTGTGTCTGTAACAATTGCTTACTTTGCTTTCATCATGATTCAGGATTAGGATGCATGCTATGCTTTATGAGTTGGTGTATGAATTTTGTGTCATTCTAGTCTTGATATCATCATTGTGAATTGTGACATGTTATGTATCTCAAAGTGGTTAATTTTTAACTCTTGCAAAGGTTATATCATTTGGTGTAATTTACGGAAGTAGCATGGATTAGGCAACTGTTCATATTGTTTTCTGCTTTATTGTCTTCTACTGAAAACACTGAGCCCTGAAAGCTTACACATCATGAAGGAAAGAAGAATGGAAAGGGAGTGAAGGATGATAATTGTGAAGAGTTTTCTATGGCGTACATGAACTAATAAAAAGCTTGTGATTTTCTCTGGGTGTTGTTCCTTCTATAATCAGCTAATATCCAATAGTATAGAAATCGAAATAAGTTGGCAGCATGTGGTAGAAATGATGCAAGTTGAATCTCATTTTTTACTTGAGGGATGTTGGTTGGATTCAAACCTGCACCTAATAAGGGGACTGTGTATGCAATTTGATAACCGTAGCTGCAATAATTGATGCAAGCATTACAAGGATCTTTAAGATATTGTAATAGTCCATTTAGATTTCATGGTCCTGTCCCCTACTCATGCATAATAACTGACTCTTGCATCTTATAGGCAAAATTTTCATGTTGGTCAATCTACACTTAATCGTCTCGTCTCTGTCAAAACCTTCATGTAGTGCAgcataacactttaaacaaccTAGTTAAATGTTATATCTGCTATAATGACCAATATCAAATGAGATTAAGGGACTGTTAAACTCACATTTTCCTATAATAATCTTGAGCCATCATTGTCTACTTTTTCTCAATTTCAGAGATTTTTTGAACTTAACAGAAACTATTACTCTTATCTTGTTGCAGCGTATATTAGAAGCTTGCGAGAAAGCCCAGACTCATATATGGACCTTTCGGACCCCAAAAGAAGCGGAACGCTTTTGGAATCAGCACTACGGACATCTGTATGACGACAAGTAGAAGTTTCTGCTCGTTCAGAATCTTGCATCTTTAATTCTTATGCCGATGGTATTATCGATTATGTGTTCGAAAGAAAACCAGATCATGTTCTCATCAGGTTAGAGAGTAGGAAGAGTTATTGATTTTTCACATGGCTAgagtctatgtttttttttatatataaagagGATCGACAATGGTTCTTCGTGGTGACTTGAATTCCCGGCCTATTTGGTTGGAGATAAAGCGTTTTACCAACTGAGCTGCACATTGTCACGTGTACCTCCATGTTTTGTCTAGCCTTACCTCGTAGTAGAAATTGACTTCAGACAATATATTTATTCTTCATTGAAGAAGATTCAATATACTCCACCGGCAATAATGCACGTGAAGTGCTCCAAGCTGATTTTCCATTTCATATGTTTTCTTCTTAAAAAACCGaactaaattataaaattcagtTCAGTTTAGTTCGTACatttgattttcaattttttcatatatttaacaagaaaagaacttaaaaagtttttctattttgattgcTCCCATTTAGATTAAAATGcattattcattcttcaattcATACCTCTAGAATGTGATACGTAATGAGTTCAAACTTCGTGCATCGAGCACTTATTAACTTGGATAATATTAACCATTAGCATCACTGTATATTGGTCTCGGATTTAGCTTTTATTTAACCTAGTAATTGGCTCAATTTAAATAGTGTTGAAATCTTATTCTCCTAGACCAAGTTTATGTGTTGGTGGAGACTGACCTCCATATTATTACACAattaagaaaaaagagaaaaaatagaattgATGGTATGCCACGCTAGCTCTAGTTTGGTTAGTGCTGTATGGAAATCAAGACATATGGCTAACATCATTTTTGGAAACTTCTAGGGTTGGCTCCTTGGCcgactttaaaaaaaaaaaaaaaaaaaaccttggTCACGTGGAGGCCAACCTCCAACCACTTGGTTGCCCATGTCATTCTATTGATTCAACCAATGAGATTATGTCAAATGACATAATCCCAttgattgatattttttttataatttatatatttttgatatattatatcaaaattcataatttttcattCTCTATAAATAGATATCACATTTGTTATAGTTTTGTACACAaaaaaaatctcatcttttCTCCTTATAGAATCCTTATTCTTTAGTAtaatttcatgtttttatttgtttgtactatgtaataatatatcatgtaataatattatcataaaaaataataaaaataaatatataatggtGTGGTTGAGTGGTTATTAATAAACCAATAAGAAATGTATGATTGGTTGGGTGAATATTGATAATAAGGAAGATGGTGTGGAggagagaaaaattaattaagtattaAAAAAGTGAATgattggattaaattgtatgGTTGCTAATAAACATGCTTAGGTGCATCACCATCATACGATgtctttcttattttaaataccaaacaaaataaACTTTGAAGGTAGAGTAAAATTATTAGTGATTGTCATACACAATGTGTGTGCATATATTACATAGTAGCATGCGAATTTTGATGGTGAATCCAACAACACAAAGATTGGACGCAACGCAAGCCATATGAACATTCGTTTCGCATGCCATCGATCTTTATATTCATACCTAAACGTAAGTAAAATAATTGCAAATCAACTACATATagagttttatttataaagagATGAAGAAAACATTTTTCATGCATGGATAATTCATTTCTTACCAGAATTATTGAAGAAATTTATGGTTTTTGGCTTTTGAAGAGGTTAAAGGGATCGTTGAATTATGTGCAGCTGCTAATTATGAAATGGGATTTGGAAGGCCTTGACCTTGACCCTAATTATGTTATTCCAGATCAACTCTACAATATTTAGTGAGGTTAGAATATCATTTATTTTGTCCTTAATTTTCTTTgcctttttttaaattacaagTTATACATACTAACCTATTGATGGAAGAGAAGTATTTTTCAATTGTATTATGTATATGCCCCTCGGTTGTGcttcatattttttaattttattattcaataCTATTAGTCACTTTGTGTTAACAATAtagaggttttttttttaatttacattAATAAGTGTAGTCCACAATATTTTTGATATCGCATTTGTGATTCTTGGATTCTTGGATTGGGAAACTTGAGTAGCAAAACATTGTCTCATTTCCAATATTTACAATATTCAATGTTCTAATGATTAAGAATGAAATCCATACATTTCAATTTACCAATAAATTATGCGCCGTCTACTTATTTAAATGGTGTTAATAAAAAAGATCAATCTTATAAATTTAAGAATGCgaaaaataaatcaaagtaTATTTAAAATAAGTATACACAGAAAAAAAAGTCGTGTACTTCAATATAGTGATGCATATAGCGGTTGGGTCAATGCGATCTATCATACTCATGCTGAAACTATCAAATAAAAGTAAAACTCAAATCTTTTATCTTAATGTAATTTTAGAATATTGAGATTTTGGTAAAATCAATTTCAATGCTAATATTGTACTGTATTTTTAGTATACCATACCAAAATTTGGTAGACTAGAATTTTATGATATACTGCACTTCAGtactatttatatatatgaGATGGATCATAGACAACTTTTCTTAAAATCAGAATACAAAACTATATCAATTCGCAAATACATTGATATCAATTGACATTACAAAACATATAAGTTTTTTTTACTCAATATAAGTGCACTAGTTTATGAATATCAGTTTATGTTTTTATGACTCTATATTAGTTGTCTTGCTGATATATTTTGTGATGCCAACTAATATTAACCTATCAAAAAAATGATATGATTTTCAGTtgtcaaaattttcatttatatatttaaatatatttaatgtaCTACTAATATATTTGGTATTCATGGTGTATATTATTCTTACAGCATATATTGATGTCACAACTGTACCAAAATCTTTCGGTAAGATGTCGTATAGAGCCAAAAAGCACAGTATTCAAAAAattatactcactccgtcccattaaatatgaaatatttggtTTTTGGTACatgtttttttgtagtgttattttgtgagttaatgaagagaaaataaagtaagagatacgaaaaagtagagataatattgtttccatttttataaacgtttcatttttaattggacaacttaaaaagaaaaacgttttatttttagtgGGACAGATGGGGTATATTTTTGATAAGTTTGATAATTTGGTATTATTCCCCACTCCTACGTATAGATAAGATGAAGTATCGTTGGTAAACGTACTGCATTCATATTTTTGCTAATAATCTGATTTAAATGATTAATATATACGCATCATAAACCAAGCCTAATTTGACTATTTTAATCACTACAGAAGTCGTCGCTTGATTTAATGAAAACCTAGATCCGTGTCTAACAACTAAATGATATCATGATCGTTGATTGGGTATGAGAAAACACAATTATCTCTGATCAGGGCCGTCGGAATTTTGGCCTCAATAAACAAGAGATTGTAGTTTACGACCGTCCGATTAATCTTGATCACTGACTTTTATTTACGCATCAGCCTCATCTCTTTCAAACTTTTTATTCCATCCCCAGATTTTAgacagagagagaaagaggttAGTCTCTGTTCTTTGCTCTAATCTATTTTCTTTCGATTTGATTTGTTAAATTATTCGGTCATTCGATTAGGCACTCCTCCATTTTGATTGTGATGATATGAGTTCGTGATTCTACGGTTAAGTATGCTGCGATTCGATTCGGGCATATGTCATAGCGAAGCTGAATTAGGGTTTGATTTCACTGCATTCGTTTTGCTTGATTTTAAAATCGTATGGTTTGAATTGGTTGATAATCTAATCAATCTACGTATTCACTTTCCGTTTCTTACTTGTGCTTTCGTTTTAATTCTTAAATAGAATTGGACTATCTTAAGCTTCTACGATTATGTTGGCTTAGGGTTGGTTAGATACTGTTTAGAATTTTTTATCTGCTCTGTCAATCATCGAACATTAGTTTCATGGAATTCTAAGTAATTAGGTGATTTGTTAGACTTTGAGGTGTAATTTTGATCCGCCAACATTATTTCCCTAAATTTTGGATAAGACCCTGGAAAGGGGAATGAATGTGATGATCGAAAGGTTGGAAGATGAAAGGATTATTTGGTTAGACGCATATGTGTAATCAATCTTGAAGGGCTGTGTTCTTAGCTTCTTGTAGCCCTTTTATCAACACACAAATGATATTATAGGTAACTTTCAAGCAGCATTTACAAGAGTTTGCAATCTGTTCTGACTAGTTCAATTTAATTGTTCTGTACGCTTGTGCTTACTCTGTTCTTTACTTTTTGGTGATAGTCTTTTATAGCAATTTCATCTTCTTGCAGATGGCCCGTACCAAGCAAACTGCTCGTAAATCCACTGGTGGAAAAGCTCCCAGGAAGCAACTTGCTACCAAGGTCAAGTACTGATTTACTGATATTGTGCTCCTTAAATACCGTCAGTCTATTGCATTATGGTTCATATAAAATTGTACAGGCTGCCCGTAAGTCTGCACCAACCACTGGTGGAGTCAAGAAACCTCACCGTTACCGCCCTGGAACTGTTGCTCTCCGGTGAGTACCCTATTCTATTGATTATGCATAGCATATGAGGCAATGGGCAGTTTCATAGGTAgcaaattttgttttctttgtgGAGGGGTGGGGAAATATTTTAAACCCTCAACTGTGCATTGCAGCTTTTGAGGTTATATTTACCTAATTAAGCATGTACTTTTTTCTTTAGCATTTGTAGTCAAGACACATGCAAGTATCTTTAGATAAATTAGATTGATAGCTCTTTCTACAATTTGATGCTATTAGAAGTTTGTGAATATGAATTGGTCTAGAGTACTGTAGAATAAGAATTATTGCTTGCAACTTTGTACTCATTTCTTCTTATCCCTACTGGTGGATTTCTACCACAAGGGCATTCATTTAGTTATGGTGATTGtgatatgttttttattttctttgtgaTTGTTGATAATTGTAATACCATTATGATACAGTGAAATTCGGAAGTACCAAAAGAGTACTGAGCTCTTGATCAGGAAGCTGCCTTTCCAAAGGCTTGTTCGTGAAATTGCCCAGGACTTCAAGGTGAAGTAGAGGGTATTCATATATTTGTGATTGTCTAATTCCATTTGAAATATGGATTCTGACTTTGGGAGTGTTGGGTGCAGACTGATCTTCGTTTCCAGAGCCATGCTGTTTTGGCTCTTCAGGAGGCTGCTGAGGCTTACCTCGTGGGTCTCTTTGAGGACACAAACTTGTGTGCCATCCATGCCAAGCGTGTGACCATCATGCCCAAAGATATCCAACTGGCTCGCAGGATCAGGGGTGAGCGTGCTTAGGCATGCTTGTGTTGGAGTCATGTAGTGATAGTAGTACCTGTTTTAATATGCATTAGGACTTCCCAAACTGCTGGCTTGTGTGCCATAATGGGGATTGTTTGGTTTATGGTATGAAAGGATTATTTGAATGTTGCTGTGTTTATTTTGCTGTCAAGTTACAACTTAGGTTTCTTGTCACACCGCTGGTGTTTGAACAATATATTGTATTTGCATTGCAAGTAGTGAATTCGTTTCCTAGTGCAGCTGTGTACTGTATATGTTTGTGGGGGCATTAGTAGTTGAAGTATGATGAATCACGATTTCAAGTAGGAGTACAATATTTTACTTCCTAATACATATAATCACTTTCTTAGCAGTGAATAATGATATTGCTCGTTTATTTATGTCTATCACATTCTTACATAAAATATCTTTATTAGGAAATAAATGGGATTATTACTTTTGTTCATTTGATTGTAAATGACatttaaaatcagaaaattatACTACCTTCATCGCGACACGTCCCTTCGTTCATTATTGGAAGACATGTTTTGAATTGGCATGGATCTCATATTTGTAATATTGATTTTATAGTACTTCCTTTCCGTTTTAATCTAAGTCGATCATCACTTATTTcacacgagattttatatagcGTTGTTTTGTAAGCTaagaggagagagaataaagtagacaTGCCCAAGGTTCCAGAACCGTCGGTTACGGTTTCGAACTGACTCACGGTTAACTGCCGGTTACGTCTCGCTATTAACTGCACGAACCGTAAACTTTGGGCATCTttagaataaagtaggagataaAGTTGAGAAAAACTCTTTCTTGTTACACATTAGAGTTGGCCAACTGTGGAACTCAAGaggaaatattaaatatatattgattTCTAAAGATAGAAACGGGAATTCTAAATCGAACCCATAATAAAAAACTAAGCATGTTGTGTTGTTACGTTCAATGTAGTACTATAAtctatgtttttttcttttcttggtaAATACATATTTAATAGTATTTGCGTGCGTTCAAGAGTATTTGTCGGACTATTCTTAATCCTCTGATTTTTCTTCTTGTCAAAATTTTCTGTTTGAATCTTTTTTCGGTTTCTTGGTTATTCCCTAGTATCATCCTTTTCCTATTCCTCTAAGAAATTGCAGGGCAAGATCGATTGAGTTCAGACAAAAGAGCCATTCATCGATATTTTCGAAATCCTTCTTGGCATCGAAGCTACATTGTAGATTGAATGGTTAAATGAAAAATGATGTTGACAAGTTTTTGGTTTGATTGGAATGCAGAATGATGGTGTGAAAGGATAGATAGCAGATGAGGGAGGTGGTGATGGAGATGGAGAGTTTGAAGAAAATGGAGGAAAACAAGGCCAAAGAGAGAAAGATGGCGAATTTGGAGGCAGAGGTAGGCCGGATGAGGCAGGCCGAGGCGGATAAGGACGCGTCTCTTGGGAGGCTGATGCGCGACGTGAGGGAGCGAGAGAAAAGGATCCAAGACTTGGAGGGAGAGCTCGAGCGGAAGAGCAAGTCCGAGGCCAGCATGGCCAGGCATCTCGACTCTGCCATGTTCGAGCTTGAggagtccaagatcgagatcgccTCCTTGCACGAGAAGATGGATGGACTCGAGGATTTATGCAACCAGATAAGCAAAGAGACGAAAGGGGCTGAGGACTCTCGGACCCTCAAGGCGAAGCTGGCCAAGGCGCAGGAGGCCGAGAAAAAGGCGCTAAATAAGGCCGCATGCTTGGCCGAGGAGATGGAGATGGTGAAGGCGGAGTGGAAGTTTGCTATGGAGGGTGAAGACAAGAGCTCGAAAGCGATGGAAGATTTAGCGTTGGCGTTGAAGGAGGTCGCCACAGAGTCGAATCAAGCCAAAATGGAGCTGGGTTTGAaggaggaggagatggagagGATGAAGGTTAAGTTGCATCAAGCTGAACAAGAGGTAGTAGTGATACAAATCTACAGGGTTGATTTGATCAAGCTAAAATCAATTGGGAGTGATCCAGTGAATTAATATAGTTCTCTTTCAGTAGGATACTgagatattattttttttttcattgatttttaatttatttaccatCAGGTAGAGGTGCACAAAAAGAACGAGGACAAGTTGAGGGCGGAG
This genomic interval from Salvia splendens isolate huo1 chromosome 13, SspV2, whole genome shotgun sequence contains the following:
- the LOC121762157 gene encoding histone H3.3; this translates as MARTKQTARKSTGGKAPRKQLATKAARKSAPTTGGVKKPHRYRPGTVALREIRKYQKSTELLIRKLPFQRLVREIAQDFKTDLRFQSHAVLALQEAAEAYLVGLFEDTNLCAIHAKRVTIMPKDIQLARRIRGERA